Below is a window of Bacillota bacterium DNA.
AATAGTGGAAATATCAATCCCAGCAGCTTTGGTTACTGCAGTATTTACAAGAATCGCACCTGCAGTTATACCGGTAGGCAGACCGACCAGAATATTATTATAAACACAAAAATTATTTAAAAATCCCTGGTCAAAACCGGAAAGATCAATATACTTAGTCATAGTATTAACATCAATAATAACATTGCCAATACGAAGCAGGTCTGTGGTCATCGAAGCATCGAACTGGATGATATCGGCTGCTGTTCCACTCGAAAGCTGCGTGGTAAGCTTCTCAAAGTATCCGTCATACCCGCCGTATTCTGCATCGATCCTGATACCAGGATTTGCTTTCTGATATTGGTCAATAACCTCGAGGGTAGCTTTATGTCTGCTGTCAGAACCCCACCACATAAATCTTAAATTCGCCTTAGCAGGTTCAGACTTTTCGGTAGAAATGGGCGTTTGTTCAGACGCACTCGTCTGAGCTGATTCATCCTTCTTTTTAGAGCCACAGGCAGCAAGCATTGTAACACATAGAGCTAAGGTTAGAAGCAATGCTACTGTTTTTTTAAACATTTTACATAACCCCCCTTAAATATATTTTTGTGAATTAAACCTCTAATACGAAGAAGAGTATTTTTCCCTTCATCTGCATAAATATTATCAAAATTAGTTCCGTTTGTATATGTATCTTACTTGACATAATAATCAATTAAGTATATAAAATATTGTATTAAGGTATCATTAGAAAACTTTTATGGTCATTATTTGATATCTCATGTGTGAGGTGATACTTAGTGTATACTCTGATTATCGTTGAAGACGAGGATAATATACGTCAAGGTTTAACTTATTTGGTTCCTTGGGAGGATTTTAATTTTCATGTTGTTGGGGAGTTTTCAAATGGTCGGGAAGCACTCTCTTTCATTGAAACTAACAGAGTGGACGCAGTTCTTACTGATATCCGTCTTCCCATTATGGATGGCATTGAGCTGGCGCAGACCATTCAGTTACGAAGGCTTGATGTAATCGTTGTTTTCCTCACAGGCTACCGTGATTTTGAGTACGCACAAAAGGCGGTAAAATGCGGTGTAAAAGACTTTCTTATCAAGCCGGTCAAGTATAAAGAACTGGCACTTACTTTTCTGAATATCAGAGAGAGCCTTGATGCAAGAAACAAAAATCAAAGCGAATCTAACATATTGTATGACGATCGTAAGGGCAATACCTATTACGACCGAATAATTGTCACTGTAAAAGAATATGTGTCCGAAAATATCCAATCAGTCACTCTCGAGGATGCATCAATTGCAGTCAATCTTAGCAGTGGTTATCTTTCACGATTGTTTAAGGAGAAAACTGGTATGACCTTCTCCGAATATGTTATCAAGGAGAAAATGAAACAA
It encodes the following:
- a CDS encoding response regulator, which produces MYTLIIVEDEDNIRQGLTYLVPWEDFNFHVVGEFSNGREALSFIETNRVDAVLTDIRLPIMDGIELAQTIQLRRLDVIVVFLTGYRDFEYAQKAVKCGVKDFLIKPVKYKELALTFLNIRESLDARNKNQSESNILYDDRKGNTYYDRIIVTVKEYVSENIQSVTLEDASIAVNLSSGYLSRLFKEKTGMTFSEYVIKEKMKQAAILLKSTDYKTYEIADMVGYDSPRNFSRAFKQYYNMTPTEFRERGL